In Camelus ferus isolate YT-003-E chromosome 5, BCGSAC_Cfer_1.0, whole genome shotgun sequence, one genomic interval encodes:
- the LOC102505795 gene encoding 60S ribosomal protein L29-like, translating to MAKSKNHTTHNQSRKWHRNGMKKPQSQRYESLKRVDPKFLRNMRFAKKHNKKGLKKMQANNTKAMSARAEAIKALLKPKEVKPKIPKGSSRKLSQLAYIAHPKLGKHARACTAKGLRLCRPKAKDKAQTKAAAAAPDPVQSPKCAQAPTKAPE from the coding sequence ATGGCCAAGTCGAAgaaccacaccacacacaaccaGTCCCGAAAATGGCACAGAAACGGCATGAAAAAACCCCAATCACAACGATACGAATCTCTTAAGAGAGTAGACCCCAAGTTCCTGAGGAACATGCGCTTTGCCAAGAAGCACAACAAGAAGGGCCTGAAGAAGATGCAGGCCAACAATACCAAGGCCATGAGTGCACGTGCTGAGGCTATCAAGGCTCTCCTAAAGCCCAAGGAGGTCAAGCCCAAGATTCCAAAGGGCAGCAGCCGCAAGCTCAGTCAACTTGCCTACATTGCTCACCCCAAGCTCGGGAAACATGCTCGTGCCTGCACTGCCAAGGGTCTCAGGCTCTGTCGGCCAAAGGCCAAGGACAAGGCTCAGACCAAGGCTGCAGCTGCAGCTCCGGATCCAGTTCAGTCTCCCAAATGCGCCCAAGCCCCCACAAAGGCTCCAGAGTAG